The DNA segment ATTCATCACCAGTTATTGACGTCAAGGTTTGTTACACTATTGAAAATGTTAttgtatttctttttctccacaggttATTTCCATGCTACCTCAGTGCCATCAAAATGTGTTCAACTATTTAACTGCTTTCCTCCGGGAACTATTGAAGCATACTGCTAACAATCGACTGGATGTCAACATACTGTGTAAGGCTAAAGGCACTTCACTCTTTTATTTATGAATCTCCTGTTACTTATTGCAGTTCTCATTGTGCTGGTTTAATTAAGAGAACCTAATTTAGGTGTTTGTTCCAAAGtcaaatgttttggttttttttttgccttttctattgaataaaaaatgtacaaaagtTATGGTCTATGGAATATAAATATCCTATTTTCTTTCTACAGCCACAATTTTTGCCTCGTTGATATTGAAACCACCAACAAAACAGGACTttgcagaaaagaggaagacCCAAGAGTTCTTTTATTACTTTCTGAATCCAGAGTCCAGTACTGCACAAACCAGTGTTTAAAGAACATTCTTGATCTGTAGTGTTTTTACATTGTGATTTGTAAAGATATAGACTATTATTGTTGTAAATAACAGTTTAGTAACAGTTACAAATGTAATTTGGTGATTGTACATTAGTGAGTTACTCTACAGTTATATTTAATGTAGAATTTTTAATGtcactttcatttaaaaacagtcatttgtaagttgtttttttcttgtcttaatagttgttgtttttttgttttgtttttttacataaaacagctggaaacaagGCGTCCTGGTGATTTTTATCATAATTCTTTATTTAAGAAATAAGCACTGAATTACATGTGTCTGCATCTATTATACACAGAACAGAGATTTCAGTATCCCTCCCAATAGTCATGCTAGTACTTTATCAAATGTGCTACATTGTTATAAATCGAGGTTTCCCTGTTCGTATGAATAATACGGATGAAAAGGACATTGAATAAATCAAATGCAAGATTAGCTtcatttcccataattcattacGAGCCTATGACGTCTTGTATCCAGAATTGGAGACCGACTAAGTGGTTAACATAAAGCAATTTCACTTTAGGACAGGTAAATATGAtttgacttttttatttttcagtcgCTAAGTTTGATCACTACAAACCCGGTTTGTTATTGCGTATTATAAAAACTGGTTATATTTGACCCGAAGAGACGGTGGCAATTGTCGACATTAAATAGCTAGCTGCCTAGATTATGGGAAAGCTAAATTGCGGCTAGCAAAATGGGGATACGACGAAGTTATTGCTCTCTGTCATGAACGAAGGTTCGTATAGTGGAGCCCTTaaagatgagaagaaaagaaacttAGGTTTGACCCTAGCTTCCGTGCAACAATTTTGTATATGGGTTGAGCTTTGGGGTATTAACACTGACTATATAAGCGACATGCTAGCATCATGTTTAAGGCTAGTAATGATGTGTTAATGTATTTAACGCTAGCGGGTAATAGAACGCATTATCAAACATGCAGTTTACGTGCGTGATGCATTATTTCATTATGACGTGAGATAAATAACTAAATGTTAATTCTTTATATGTCAAGGGGTTGAACAGTGTCGGGCCACTCCAAGAACATTAGCTAGCGGTGGCAAGTGTGGAGTGGTCATTTGTAGACACGTTAGCTCATGATTGAAATGCTAATCTTTCGAATTTTTAATCAATGGGAAAAGCAAAATGCTGATTTTTAGCTGTTACTCCCACTCTTATTTTTATATGTGACGTATTACCTGTTCGTTCACTGCTTTGTTAAAGACTGAGGGTCAGATTCTCAGGGAATGAGAATCCTCAAAAGCAAAAGTCAATAATCTGAAGCAAGAGCCAAGAATATATATCCCACACGTATTACGTCCAAAATAATGTGACACTGCAGCCAATTTTTAGAGCTTtaatttttaaatttgtttttagaATTTCCTTATCAAGCAAATTTGTTTATTTCAAGCAGAAGGGTTAAGATAACTGATGGACTGTAACAATAACCCTTTATTATTGTCCAGCCTTAACCAGTAACAAGAGTGTGTGCACTCCTGCTTGGAAAGGAAGGAGGCAACAGGGACCATGAGTGGGAATGGCCCTCACTCAGAGGTGCCCATGTACTTTGAGGTGGAGGTGGGTCACTTGgaccaggaggatgaggaagaagaagatgacaaGATCCATTTTAGCAAAGGTGATGACCTGATCCCTGAGACTTCATCACCTTCTGGACGGTTGTACGACCGCACCACCGTGCTCATTGAAAGGGATCCAATCCGCCTggatgaggagggtgaagaGGAAGGTCACTGTGGAGGGGAGGACGATGGCGTCACTTTCCTTACCGAAGGTGAAGGGgatggagatgaggaagagggtaCCCTCACCTTTATCAATGACCCTGATGGCATGTCACAGGGTTACGTACACCATACCATTTCTGCAGACCAGATCCAATTTACAATCAATCCAGGTTCCACTCCCATGCCTCGTAATATTGAGGGAGCAACCCTCACCCTACACTCTGAGTGCCCAGAGACCAAGCAAAGAGAGGCAAGTTCCCAATTTTACTACGACTCTTAAGTGAGAATGCAGATGGTTAGGagtttggtttggtttgtttttaattgtcaGAGAAGAATGTGATGTCAATATGGGCTCTGTTTTGGGGAAGTAATTACTTTATGTGCGGGATCACTGTTACTGTCCAGTTTGTAAATGCTTCAGCTTATGGTTTTGAAAAAAGGCTGATAATCCAAGTTGACTAAGACACTCGTGCTGTCTATACACTGACTGTGATGTGTGTAAAGAACATTTCCACCTTCATATTTAAAACTTTCAGTTGAAGAGGAGTCGGAATGAATGTACATTGTATTTTTCAAGCTTCATCCTAATAATGATCAATTTTAAACAAACTGTGGACCTGAAGGTTGTTGTGACTTATGTTTATTCATACAAATATAGACCGTTTAGCGAAGTACCAGGCTAAAAAATAATGATAGACAGCGTCAAACTGCAAGTAAGTTTTGTAGATGAGCACAGTTTGTAACAAAGAGTTCTTTTAATGCTTTCACACACTCACTGTGTCACACTGATACGGTCAGAGTGCTGTGCAGTGCTACATGGTGACTAAGCACAGAGGTTTAGCTACCAAATAACTGCTTTAAATCTGCTTTAAAGTTTGGCttattagctttagcattttcatttctttagtttagaAAAAAATTGtatcacaaataaaaacaaactccCAAATTTAATGTATGTTATCCGCAAAAATATTGTGTCCTGATTTAATTTTGgctttgttattgttattgccATAAAAATACTAATCGGGATCAGGAATTaaaaaattgtatttatatttacattaatacattttaaacagtatacaagaaaaacaattaaacatAAAGAATCAGTGTGTGTAAGAACATATTCTAGTTGAGAACATTTAATAACTTGGATCGGGCCAGTCCACAGCCTTTTTATTTCCCCTTTATGGTCTGGCTGAGAACTATTGCTTGTGAGCTCGCATGTTGGGCCCAGGCTTCAACCTTTGACCCCCTTCAACCCCCTTCAAGTCTTTGAGAACACTAACAGAAATAAATCTTTCTTTAAAATGGCAATCGTGGACTTTGAGAGGTCTTGTGgactgtagtgtgtgtgtgtgtgtgtgtgagagagagagagactgggagACACCCAAAGAGATGTCAGAGCTGTCAGTCAGGCTGTCTTGTAGCTAAAGGGcagaaaagcccccccccccccgtagctAAACTGGCAGGGGAATAGTGATTTAATCATAGCCTTATGATTTAATTTCTTGCCACATCATTCCCCCCAGgtgcttttccttttaaaaactgAAGTCTGGTAAAATAGTGTGACACAGTTCTGTGTTCCTCTCTTTATTGTTGATTTTGTGGGTCTATTGTTAGTGTATGGACCTTGTGCTGCAAGAAGTTTCAtcctgaaaaaacaacaactttttgCTCTGACTGCATCCCAGGGGATATTTATTGTCCcaaatacatatttttatgtTCCTGAGATGAGGGAAAGGTGTTAGTCTGGAGTCCTGTTCCAGGTAATGTCCAGTAGAGGTCATTTTAAGCATGTTAAGGTTCTCATTCCTCCTCGTGTTCCTCCATTAGGTTAATCGCTACAAGTGTATGTTTGAAGGCTGCACCAGGACCTACAGCACGGCAGGGAACCTGCGTACCCACCAGAAGACACACAGGGGCGAATACACATTTGTATGCAATCAACAGGGCTGTGGAAAGGCTTTCCTCACTTCATACAGCCTCAAGATTCATGTTCGCGTTCACACCAAGGAGAAGCCCTTTGAGTGTGATGTGCAAGGCTGTGAGAAGGCCTTCAACACTTTATACAGGttagaatttctttttttttctaatttataAAAGGTGGGATGTTGTGTGAAACAAATGAACGTCAAATGTTGGCATTGTTTTGCAATTCTTCACCTAGTGGAATGAAAATATATATCATTTATTTTAGATAAACCAAAGGGTAggatactttaaaaaaaaaaataaccagAGGTATCAGTGTCAGGTGGCCTTGGACCTGGGGAAGGCTATGGAAACATTCTGGCCCACTGAAGGTTTTCAAGAGCACACTAACATCCATCattctgaaaatggaaaaagtttGGAAGAAACAACACTCTTCAATGTCTGACTGTCTCACTAAACCAAGAAAAAGAATTTTCCTCACTCAGAAACTGAAAAGGAGGAGACGTTCATAGAGGTGAAGCGAGCCATACAAATTGACAACCCTTGCTACAAAAATGAAGAGGAGCATGCCTCTATAAAAAGCAACCTGTGCTCAACTGGGCAGGGCCTCAAGGATATGGCAATTGGAGAATCTGTCTCCATCAGACATATTAGCCCCTCCAGGAGCCCtgcttcccccccaccccccaaaaaattaACCAATTAGAAAAGGTCAACAAATGGTACCTGGTTAAAATCATTCATCTCCACTATCGGACCTCATCTGTTCTAAACATCAGCGCAGCAAAAGTGGTGCAAGTCCGTAAACGACCAGTTGAATACAGTTCCAGGACTAGACATCTGTTGAGCTACTTTCACCGTGCAAGAAATTCATGTCGCCCTTGTCCGATGTCCCAGATTGAAAAGGGTCTTTTCAGCAACCCAACCTTGCCTGTAATACGAAAGGTATCCTGTGTCGTCCTGCTAAATTAGTCGGTGATATTGATGTACCTTGCCTTTCATGTTCTGGCATGATTTTGTCACTGACAGCTTGTTAACAGGCTGCCATTGTGGAAGCTTCAGGGCTGCATGTGCATAAAACAGAGCCAAGTTTTTGTCCACTCCCGTAACACTCCTACAGATCTCCCAGAGATGGAACTCTGAACGGCAGAGATTTTCCACACTTTATTCATTCAAGTAAATCAAAGATGTAGCTACGTGATCTTTCATGGAAACCCATCTGCCAAGTATGTGACACATAGGAAATCCCACTGTTCAGGGATTGTTCATATACCTACAGAGTCAGCTGTCTGAGCATCTCCAGCTCACTAGCTCTGCTACCACTGCCATCCGCATCTTGACCACCAACATAATCtctagggtttttttttaagttaataGACTCATGTCATTTCTAAGTTGAAAAACTGCTTCTTGTGGGTGCTTTGTGTGGTTGGAAAATGTTGTCTTCCATTAAACAGTTAATTCCATCAAAAACAAGCTTAGTCTTTAATGATCAATTGCTTGTCTGTAGACTGAAAGCACACCAGAGGCTTCACACAGGCAAGACATTCAACTGTGAATCAGAGGGATGCACCAAGTACTTTACTACACTCAGCGACCTGAGAAAGCACATTCGCACCCATACTGGGGAGAAGCCATTCCGGTACGATCACACTTGTGGCTTTATTTTTGAGGACTTAAGTCCTTTGTCTTTAAAATGCATCGCCTGAGTGCATCTGCAAATaactttttctgttgtttgtctttggAATTAGGTGTGACCATGACGGTTGCGGCAAAGCCTTTGCTGCAAGTCATCACCTAAAAACACATGTACggacacacacaggtaaaaaaTAGGGACTTTGACCTTATATCTTCCAAAGGTATAGGTAAAGGTGGTATTAAAAGCCTGGGGGTTGCAATCTACTATATTaagtaaccttgtattactactgcttATAGACCATAATATGGGTATATGTCACcaaatgtggggaaatgagctcCTTGGAGGTCTGCagtgtctgtgttttttttagttggAGTAAGTGAATAATATTCCAAAAGTCCAAAATTTAATCTAAATTATATTTAATTCAGTGTTTTACCCTTTCATAACCCTTGTGTACAATTTCTTTGTATTCTCATTTTAATGTGTATATACACTTTCTGTAGGGGAGAAGCCATTCAACTGCCCCAGTGATGGTTGTGAGAAGACCTTTAGCAGTCAGAACAGTCTGAAAAGTCACATACGGGGCCATGATAAAGTACAGCCCTTTACTGTTACCCTGACCCATCCCATTTCTGAAGTTAGTAATTTCACCCTTTCTGCATcatattctttgttttttgctCAGATATTTTCTGATTTCCTTGTTTATGAATTTCAGGATGCAAATCATTCACTATGCCTCAGTGATTTAAGTCTCATCTCTACAGACTCAGAGCTACGAGAGAATCTTAATAATGTAAGTTTTTTAGAAACTACAGCGTTTAAAAAACTACTTTCGGAAAAAGTGGAGTGAATAAGGTGTCAGGTCCTTTGGGAAggttttctctttaaatgtgtAACAAAAGAATACCGgcaatttatttatgttttgacCACAGGCTCAAGATCTGGACCTTAACAACATGACACCTGTGAAAATTTTTGAGCGCATGTTTCAGAGTCCTGAAAATAGTCTCAGCCAAGATGATGCTCATCCAAAAGGTCAGTACACCTTGAAACTCTAAattatattaaatatttttgGTGACTGATTATTTTCTTCCTCAGAGAGCCTTGCTGAAACCTTCAGCCTCAAGAACTCTACCAAGCCTATTGCGACCGATGCCTCATCTcttatctctttctctctcaatCCTACCGCCTCATCTACCCACACAAGTAAGGGCATGGAGGGTCCTTCCCAGCCGAGTAAGAATCCTTCTTCTCAGGcctccatttctgcctctgtcACAGCTACTGTCAACTCCACACCAGCTCTTCCTTTCATGCAACTAACTGGACCTCAACAGCCCTCTGTCCAAGCACCAAACCACATCAGCCCCCAGCACTATGTGTCGCTTTCGCCCACATTCCAGCATAAAGAGAGTACTATCCGGACCACCTCTCTACAACCACccattcctgctcctcctccagtggcCAGTGTGCTGACCGCCACAACAGCAAGCACTGAtgcagtgtctctggttgctgcagcaacaacagataCTCTGGCAGCTGTGGCTCAACCTGTGCCTTTGGTCAACCACCCTGTTCCTGAATCTGGTGCCAGTTTCCCTACCACATCTGCCACCTACACTGTTACTCCCACTCACAATCTCTTACAGCCCAACCTGGTCATGTCTGACCAGAATCTCCAGTGGATCCTCAGCACTGCTGCCAATAGCCAGCAGAATGCAGAACAAGCAGTGAGTAATGCGTTCCTTTATAGAAAATTTTACAACGTGAAGGGATATCTTCTTTTTATTCAACCAATCTGTCCTCTTTTTTGCTCACAGCAACAAGGTGCTCCGAAAgttgaaaaggttttttttacgACAGCCATACCAATGGGAGGAAATGCTGGTAAATTAATGAGAATTTAATCTGGTACAAAGAAGTTAAACtcaatttgtcattttaaagaacTGTTTTTATAGATCTAATGTTTACGGAGGAACAAACACCCCCTCCACCATTGCATCCTGGCCAAAAGTTAGTCCTTCACTGTAAGCTGTTGAGTACTACATTAACTTTAAAAtagattttgtttttgtcttcaggTAACTCGGTCCAACAGATTGGCCTTAGTCTGcctgtcatcatcatcaagcAAGAGGAATCTTGTCAGTGCCAGTGTGCCTGCAGGGATTCTGCTAAAGAAAAGAACTCAAagagttcctcctccagcatgTCAGCCCAAAAGGAGCCATATACATCAAAGCCACTTCCTTCCCCTCTGTCACAGCTCCCAGAGCCTCAACATAACCCAGCCAACTCACCGTCATGCTGCTTCCCTGCATCTTCCGCTAAGGTGGGTGAGATGAGACCAGGGGCGCACTCTTCTTCGTCTGCTCAGACTTTCTCCACAGTGGTGGGCAGCACTGCCACCATCTTTCCTTCATCTGATGGTTTAGCCAATGTGGACGTGTCAGACTTCCTCTCCCTGCAGAATCCAGAAGCAGCT comes from the Takifugu rubripes chromosome 7, fTakRub1.2, whole genome shotgun sequence genome and includes:
- the mtf1 gene encoding metal regulatory transcription factor 1 isoform X5, yielding MSGNGPHSEVPMYFEVEVGHLDQEDEEEEDDKIHFSKGDDLIPETSSPSGRLYDRTTVLIERDPIRLDEEGEEEGHCGGEDDGVTFLTEGEGDGDEEEGTLTFINDPDGMSQGYVHHTISADQIQFTINPGSTPMPRNIEGATLTLHSECPETKQREVNRYKCMFEGCTRTYSTAGNLRTHQKTHRGEYTFVCNQQGCGKAFLTSYSLKIHVRVHTKEKPFECDVQGCEKAFNTLYRLKAHQRLHTGKTFNCESEGCTKYFTTLSDLRKHIRTHTGEKPFRCDHDGCGKAFAASHHLKTHVRTHTGEKPFNCPSDGCEKTFSSQNSLKSHIRGHDKVQPFTVTLTHPISEDANHSLCLSDLSLISTDSELRENLNNAQDLDLNNMTPVKIFERMFQSPENSLSQDDAHPKESLAETFSLKNSTKPIATDASSLISFSLNPTASSTHTSKGMEGPSQPSKNPSSQASISASVTATVNSTPALPFMQLTGPQQPSVQAPNHISPQHYVSLSPTFQHKESTIRTTSLQPPIPAPPPVASVLTATTASTDAVSLVAAATTDTLAAVAQPVPLVNHPVPESGASFPTTSATYTVTPTHNLLQPNLVMSDQNLQWILSTAANSQQNAEQAQQGAPKVEKVFFTTAIPMGGNAGNSVQQIGLSLPVIIIKQEESCQCQCACRDSAKEKNSKSSSSSMSAQKEPYTSKPLPSPLSQLPEPQHNPANSPSCCFPASSAKNPEAAANIEALLLVAEDINMATNCNAYKS
- the mtf1 gene encoding metal regulatory transcription factor 1 isoform X3, encoding MSGNGPHSEVPMYFEVEVGHLDQEDEEEEDDKIHFSKGDDLIPETSSPSGRLYDRTTVLIERDPIRLDEEGEEEGHCGGEDDGVTFLTEGEGDGDEEEGTLTFINDPDGMSQGYVHHTISADQIQFTINPGSTPMPRNIEGATLTLHSECPETKQREVNRYKCMFEGCTRTYSTAGNLRTHQKTHRGEYTFVCNQQGCGKAFLTSYSLKIHVRVHTKEKPFECDVQGCEKAFNTLYRLKAHQRLHTGKTFNCESEGCTKYFTTLSDLRKHIRTHTGEKPFRCDHDGCGKAFAASHHLKTHVRTHTGEKPFNCPSDGCEKTFSSQNSLKSHIRGHDKVQPFTVTLTHPISEDANHSLCLSDLSLISTDSELRENLNNAQDLDLNNMTPVKIFERMFQSPENSLSQDDAHPKESLAETFSLKNSTKPIATDASSLISFSLNPTASSTHTTTVNSTPALPFMQLTGPQQPSVQAPNHISPQHYVSLSPTFQHKESTIRTTSLQPPIPAPPPVASVLTATTASTDAVSLVAAATTDTLAAVAQPVPLVNHPVPESGASFPTTSATYTVTPTHNLLQPNLVMSDQNLQWILSTAANSQQNAEQAQQGAPKVEKVFFTTAIPMGGNADLMFTEEQTPPPPLHPGQKFCFCLQVTRSNRLALVCLSSSSSKRNLVSASVPAGILLKKRTQRVPPPACQPKRSHIHQSHFLPLCHSSQSLNITQPTHRHAASLHLPLRIQKQLPTLRLYYWLPKTSTWPPIATLTKADLSLAFCVSLLNLLSHKHRSIPHL
- the mtf1 gene encoding metal regulatory transcription factor 1 isoform X4, coding for MSGNGPHSEVPMYFEVEVGHLDQEDEEEEDDKIHFSKGDDLIPETSSPSGRLYDRTTVLIERDPIRLDEEGEEEGHCGGEDDGVTFLTEGEGDGDEEEGTLTFINDPDGMSQGYVHHTISADQIQFTINPGSTPMPRNIEGATLTLHSECPETKQREVNRYKCMFEGCTRTYSTAGNLRTHQKTHRGEYTFVCNQQGCGKAFLTSYSLKIHVRVHTKEKPFECDVQGCEKAFNTLYRLKAHQRLHTGKTFNCESEGCTKYFTTLSDLRKHIRTHTGEKPFRCDHDGCGKAFAASHHLKTHVRTHTGEKPFNCPSDGCEKTFSSQNSLKSHIRGHDKVQPFTVTLTHPISEDANHSLCLSDLSLISTDSELRENLNNAQDLDLNNMTPVKIFERMFQSPENSLSQDDAHPKESLAETFSLKNSTKPIATDASSLISFSLNPTASSTHTTTVNSTPALPFMQLTGPQQPSVQAPNHISPQHYVSLSPTFQHKESTIRTTSLQPPIPAPPPVASVLTATTASTDAVSLVAAATTDTLAAVAQPVPLVNHPVPESGASFPTTSATYTVTPTHNLLQPNLVMSDQNLQWILSTAANSQQNAEQAQQGAPKVEKVFFTTAIPMGGNAGNSVQQIGLSLPVIIIKQEESCQCQCACRDSAKEKNSKSSSSSMSAQKEPYTSKPLPSPLSQLPEPQHNPANSPSCCFPASSAKVGEMRPGAHSSSSAQTFSTVVGSTATIFPSSDGLANVDVSDFLSLQNPEAAANIEALLLVAEDINMATNCNAYKS
- the mtf1 gene encoding metal regulatory transcription factor 1 isoform X7, which produces MSGNGPHSEVPMYFEVEVGHLDQEDEEEEDDKIHFSKGDDLIPETSSPSGRLYDRTTVLIERDPIRLDEEGEEEGHCGGEDDGVTFLTEGEGDGDEEEGTLTFINDPDGMSQGYVHHTISADQIQFTINPGSTPMPRNIEGATLTLHSECPETKQREVNRYKCMFEGCTRTYSTAGNLRTHQKTHRGEYTFVCNQQGCGKAFLTSYSLKIHVRVHTKEKPFECDVQGCEKAFNTLYRLKAHQRLHTGKTFNCESEGCTKYFTTLSDLRKHIRTHTGEKPFRCDHDGCGKAFAASHHLKTHVRTHTGEKPFNCPSDGCEKTFSSQNSLKSHIRGHDKVQPFTVTLTHPISEDANHSLCLSDLSLISTDSELRENLNNAQDLDLNNMTPVKIFERMFQSPENSLSQDDAHPKESLAETFSLKNSTKPIATDASSLISFSLNPTASSTHTSKGMEGPSQPSKNPSSQASISASVTATVNSTPALPFMQLTGPQQPSVQAPNHISPQHYVSLSPTFQHKESTIRTTSLQPPIPAPPPVASVLTATTASTDAVSLVAAATTDTLAAVAQPVPLVNHPVPESGASFPTTSATYTVTPTHNLLQPNLVMSDQNLQWILSTAANSQQNAEQAQQGAPKVEKVFFTTAIPMGGNAGKLMRI
- the mtf1 gene encoding metal regulatory transcription factor 1 isoform X1, translated to MSGNGPHSEVPMYFEVEVGHLDQEDEEEEDDKIHFSKGDDLIPETSSPSGRLYDRTTVLIERDPIRLDEEGEEEGHCGGEDDGVTFLTEGEGDGDEEEGTLTFINDPDGMSQGYVHHTISADQIQFTINPGSTPMPRNIEGATLTLHSECPETKQREVNRYKCMFEGCTRTYSTAGNLRTHQKTHRGEYTFVCNQQGCGKAFLTSYSLKIHVRVHTKEKPFECDVQGCEKAFNTLYRLKAHQRLHTGKTFNCESEGCTKYFTTLSDLRKHIRTHTGEKPFRCDHDGCGKAFAASHHLKTHVRTHTGEKPFNCPSDGCEKTFSSQNSLKSHIRGHDKVQPFTVTLTHPISEDANHSLCLSDLSLISTDSELRENLNNAQDLDLNNMTPVKIFERMFQSPENSLSQDDAHPKESLAETFSLKNSTKPIATDASSLISFSLNPTASSTHTSKGMEGPSQPSKNPSSQASISASVTATVNSTPALPFMQLTGPQQPSVQAPNHISPQHYVSLSPTFQHKESTIRTTSLQPPIPAPPPVASVLTATTASTDAVSLVAAATTDTLAAVAQPVPLVNHPVPESGASFPTTSATYTVTPTHNLLQPNLVMSDQNLQWILSTAANSQQNAEQAQQGAPKVEKVFFTTAIPMGGNADLMFTEEQTPPPPLHPGQKFCFCLQVTRSNRLALVCLSSSSSKRNLVSASVPAGILLKKRTQRVPPPACQPKRSHIHQSHFLPLCHSSQSLNITQPTHRHAASLHLPLRIQKQLPTLRLYYWLPKTSTWPPIATLTKADLSLAFCVSLLNLLSHKHRSIPHL
- the mtf1 gene encoding metal regulatory transcription factor 1 (The RefSeq protein has 4 substitutions compared to this genomic sequence) translates to MSGNGPHSEVPMYFEVEVGHLDQEDEEEEDDKIHFSKGDDLIPETSSPSGRLYDRATVLIERDPIRLDEEGEEEGHCGGEDDGVTFLTEGEGDGDEEEGTLTFINDPDGMSQGYVHHTISADQIQFTINPGSTPMPRNIEGATLTLHSECPETKQREVNRYKCMFEGCTRTYSTAGNLRTHQKTHRGEYTFVCNQQGCGKAFLTSYSLKIHVRVHTKEKPFECDVQGCEKAFNTLYRLKAHQRLHTGKTFNCESEGCTKYFTTLSDLRKHIRTHTGEKPFRCDHDGCGKAFAASHHLKTHVRTHTGEKPFNCPSDGCEKTFSSQNSLKSHIRGHDKVQPFTVTLTHPISEDANHSLCLSDLSLISTDSELRENLNNAQDLDLNNMTPVKIFERMFQSPENSLSQDDAHPKESLAETFSLKNSTKPIATDASSLISFSLDPTASSTHTTTVNSTPALPFMQLTGPQQPSVQAPNHIGPQHYVSLSPTFQHKESTIRTTSLQPPIPAPPPVASVLTATTASTDAVSLVAAATTDTLAAVAQPVPLVNHPVPESGASFPTTSATYTVTPTHNLLQPNLVMSDQNLQWILSTAANSQQNAEQAQQGAPKVEKVFFTTAIPMGGNAGNSVQQIGLSLPVIIIKQEESCQCQCACRDSAKEKNSKSSSSSMSAQKEPYTSKPLPSPLSQLPEPQHNPANSPSCCFPASSAKVGEMRPGAHSSSSAQTFSTVVGSTATIFPSSDGLANVGVSDFLSLQNPEAAANIEALLLVAEDINMATNCNAYKS
- the mtf1 gene encoding metal regulatory transcription factor 1 isoform X6, yielding MSGNGPHSEVPMYFEVEVGHLDQEDEEEEDDKIHFSKGDDLIPETSSPSGRLYDRTTVLIERDPIRLDEEGEEEGHCGGEDDGVTFLTEGEGDGDEEEGTLTFINDPDGMSQGYVHHTISADQIQFTINPGSTPMPRNIEGATLTLHSECPETKQREVNRYKCMFEGCTRTYSTAGNLRTHQKTHRGEYTFVCNQQGCGKAFLTSYSLKIHVRVHTKEKPFECDVQGCEKAFNTLYRLKAHQRLHTGKTFNCESEGCTKYFTTLSDLRKHIRTHTGEKPFRCDHDGCGKAFAASHHLKTHVRTHTGEKPFNCPSDGCEKTFSSQNSLKSHIRGHDKVQPFTVTLTHPISEDANHSLCLSDLSLISTDSELRENLNNAQDLDLNNMTPVKIFERMFQSPENSLSQDDAHPKESLAETFSLKNSTKPIATDASSLISFSLNPTASSTHTSKGMEGPSQPSKNPSSQASISASVTATVNSTPALPFMQLTGPQQPSVQAPNHISPQHYVSLSPTFQHKESTIRTTSLQPPIPAPPPVASVLTATTASTDAVSLVAAATTDTLAAVAQPVPLVNHPVPESGASFPTTSATYTVTPTHNLLQPNLVMSDQNLQWILSTAANSQQNAEQAQQGAPKVEKVFFTTAIPMGGNADLMFTEEQTPPPPLHPGQK
- the mtf1 gene encoding metal regulatory transcription factor 1 isoform X2, coding for MSGNGPHSEVPMYFEVEVGHLDQEDEEEEDDKIHFSKGDDLIPETSSPSGRLYDRTTVLIERDPIRLDEEGEEEGHCGGEDDGVTFLTEGEGDGDEEEGTLTFINDPDGMSQGYVHHTISADQIQFTINPGSTPMPRNIEGATLTLHSECPETKQREVNRYKCMFEGCTRTYSTAGNLRTHQKTHRGEYTFVCNQQGCGKAFLTSYSLKIHVRVHTKEKPFECDVQGCEKAFNTLYRLKAHQRLHTGKTFNCESEGCTKYFTTLSDLRKHIRTHTGEKPFRCDHDGCGKAFAASHHLKTHVRTHTGEKPFNCPSDGCEKTFSSQNSLKSHIRGHDKVQPFTVTLTHPISEDANHSLCLSDLSLISTDSELRENLNNAQDLDLNNMTPVKIFERMFQSPENSLSQDDAHPKESLAETFSLKNSTKPIATDASSLISFSLNPTASSTHTSKGMEGPSQPSKNPSSQASISASVTATVNSTPALPFMQLTGPQQPSVQAPNHISPQHYVSLSPTFQHKESTIRTTSLQPPIPAPPPVASVLTATTASTDAVSLVAAATTDTLAAVAQPVPLVNHPVPESGASFPTTSATYTVTPTHNLLQPNLVMSDQNLQWILSTAANSQQNAEQAQQGAPKVEKVFFTTAIPMGGNAGNSVQQIGLSLPVIIIKQEESCQCQCACRDSAKEKNSKSSSSSMSAQKEPYTSKPLPSPLSQLPEPQHNPANSPSCCFPASSAKVGEMRPGAHSSSSAQTFSTVVGSTATIFPSSDGLANVDVSDFLSLQNPEAAANIEALLLVAEDINMATNCNAYKS